The following coding sequences lie in one Alicyclobacillus curvatus genomic window:
- a CDS encoding sulfite exporter TauE/SafE family protein: MTELQVALATLSGGAVGFALGLLGGGGSILAVPLLLYVVGIHDVHVVIGSTAMAVAVNAYFNLIPHAKSGHVRWKPAIWFAVFGVMGTTLGSLVGKLVPSRDILFLFAILMLVMAYKMARKRAPESHHDNASAESGHVPSLRFVRLIVSALTVGVLSGFFGIGGGFLIVPALMYAADLSMIEAVGTSLFSVGSFGLTTAVSYGVSGLVHWGIVVPFILGGAVGGILGTMTAARFGKQKRTLNNVFSGVIAVVAVYMFVMSIQALYTHIA; encoded by the coding sequence ATGACAGAACTTCAAGTTGCCTTGGCTACCCTTTCTGGTGGAGCGGTGGGTTTTGCTCTGGGGCTGCTCGGAGGCGGCGGATCGATTCTGGCAGTTCCATTGTTGTTATACGTCGTCGGTATTCATGACGTACACGTGGTGATTGGCAGTACGGCCATGGCCGTCGCGGTAAATGCCTACTTTAATCTAATCCCTCATGCGAAATCGGGACACGTGCGATGGAAACCAGCAATCTGGTTCGCGGTGTTCGGGGTCATGGGGACGACACTCGGGTCCCTTGTGGGGAAACTTGTGCCTTCAAGAGATATCTTGTTCTTGTTTGCAATTTTAATGCTCGTCATGGCTTATAAAATGGCCAGGAAACGTGCTCCAGAAAGCCATCACGACAACGCGTCAGCAGAAAGTGGGCACGTTCCATCCCTCCGCTTTGTTCGACTCATCGTCAGTGCCTTGACTGTAGGTGTGCTGTCTGGGTTTTTCGGCATTGGCGGAGGATTCTTGATTGTTCCGGCACTCATGTATGCTGCGGACCTTTCGATGATAGAAGCCGTCGGAACTTCACTATTTTCTGTCGGCAGTTTCGGGCTTACTACGGCAGTGAGCTACGGGGTGTCCGGGCTGGTGCATTGGGGAATTGTGGTGCCGTTCATTCTCGGTGGGGCAGTTGGTGGAATCCTCGGAACGATGACAGCAGCGCGTTTCGGCAAGCAAAAGCGAACCTTAAACAACGTCTTTTCCGGTGTGATTGCGGTCGTCGCGGTGTACATGTTTGTCATGAGTATCCAAGCCTTGTACACCCATATCGCGTAA
- a CDS encoding NAD(P)/FAD-dependent oxidoreductase, whose product MSSKSHYTVIIVGGGTGGITTAARLLRESGGLYNEIAIIDPSDKHYYQPLWTLVGGGEVEAKVTERDEASVIPDGANWIQDAVVAFLPEENRVVTAAGTELSYDYLVVAPGIQLDWDKVKGLKENLGKNGVCSNYSYESAKSTWENIRNFKGGTAIFTAPNTPIKCGGAPQKIMYLAEDYFRKAGIRNDSKVVFGSGGTIIFGVQKYAKTLTRIVQERDIETKFYHNLIEIDGENKEAVFEHLQTGERVSMKYEMIHVVPPMSAPDFIKNSPLAAESGWIDVDKYTLQHNRFRNVFGIGDATSLPTSKTGAAIRKQAPVLVKNLLAEMRNSPLPGRYDGYTSCPLITGYGRLVLAEFDYDNNPAETFPFDQAQERYSMYLMKKDMLPVMYWNGMLKGVM is encoded by the coding sequence ATGAGCAGCAAGTCACATTATACGGTCATCATCGTCGGCGGCGGCACAGGCGGCATCACTACGGCTGCCCGGTTGCTCAGAGAGAGCGGGGGGTTGTACAACGAGATCGCCATTATTGATCCCTCTGACAAACATTATTACCAACCCCTGTGGACATTGGTCGGCGGCGGTGAAGTGGAAGCCAAGGTTACGGAGCGCGATGAGGCGTCTGTGATTCCGGACGGCGCGAATTGGATTCAAGATGCGGTGGTTGCTTTCTTACCTGAGGAAAACCGCGTGGTGACTGCGGCGGGCACAGAGCTGTCCTACGACTACCTCGTCGTAGCTCCAGGGATTCAACTCGACTGGGACAAGGTGAAGGGACTTAAAGAAAACCTCGGCAAAAATGGGGTGTGCAGCAACTACTCATATGAGTCGGCGAAAAGTACCTGGGAAAATATCCGCAACTTCAAGGGTGGGACAGCCATCTTCACTGCACCGAATACGCCCATCAAGTGCGGCGGTGCCCCCCAAAAAATCATGTATCTTGCGGAGGACTACTTTCGCAAAGCTGGAATTCGCAACGACTCGAAGGTCGTTTTTGGATCCGGTGGCACCATCATCTTCGGCGTCCAGAAGTATGCGAAGACACTCACGCGCATCGTTCAGGAACGGGATATCGAAACGAAGTTTTATCACAACCTGATTGAAATTGACGGTGAGAATAAGGAAGCGGTTTTTGAACACCTGCAAACCGGTGAAAGGGTTTCCATGAAGTACGAGATGATTCATGTCGTTCCGCCGATGAGCGCTCCGGACTTCATTAAAAACAGCCCGTTAGCTGCCGAGAGCGGGTGGATAGATGTGGACAAGTACACCTTGCAGCATAATCGCTTTCGAAATGTGTTTGGAATTGGCGATGCAACGAGCTTGCCGACATCAAAAACAGGCGCAGCGATTCGCAAGCAAGCTCCGGTGCTGGTGAAAAACTTGTTGGCAGAGATGAGGAACAGTCCGCTACCTGGTCGGTATGACGGCTACACGTCCTGTCCGCTGATTACTGGATACGGTCGTTTGGTGTTGGCGGAATTTGACTATGACAACAATCCTGCGGAAACCTTCCCATTCGACCAAGCACAAGAGCGCTACAGTATGTACCTGATGAAAAAGGACATGCTCCCAGTGATGTATTGGAACGGAATGCTCAAGGGCGTGATGTAA
- a CDS encoding MBL fold metallo-hydrolase: MQAGEGVFLLDVRATGAYDDWHIEHKNVVSANIQNSKLLKFGPQEFSEIPIDKEVITVCAKGAAAMEAVEILEGKGYQAAYLDGGMQAWSEFYYPVTVATTDDLKLLQVIRPAKGCLSYLLMSGDEAVVVDPARHIDVYLDLAKENGVQIRHILDTHLHADHITGGHDLAAQTGATYWISASEMQEAKRSYSALTDGLKIAFGDSTLEVMAVPTPGHTPGSTSFLVNNAYLLSGDTVFVNGLGRPDLGGKAKEWAHMLYDTVISRLNALSDDIIVLPSHFSDYREVTEDGYVGAVLGALRSDNALVTGGADEETFTEAVSGNTGATPPNYETIVAINRGVQEVSDQEASDLEIGPNRCAVKHLA; the protein is encoded by the coding sequence ATGCAGGCTGGTGAGGGTGTGTTTCTTCTCGACGTTCGAGCTACAGGTGCTTATGACGACTGGCACATCGAACACAAGAACGTGGTATCCGCGAACATCCAGAATTCAAAGCTGTTGAAGTTTGGGCCGCAGGAGTTTAGCGAGATCCCCATAGATAAGGAAGTCATTACTGTCTGTGCAAAGGGTGCGGCGGCGATGGAGGCCGTCGAGATCCTCGAAGGGAAGGGTTATCAGGCAGCCTACCTGGATGGTGGTATGCAGGCATGGAGTGAGTTCTATTATCCAGTGACAGTCGCAACAACCGACGACTTGAAACTGTTGCAAGTGATTCGCCCAGCAAAAGGATGCTTGTCCTACCTCCTGATGTCAGGTGATGAGGCTGTTGTCGTAGATCCGGCGAGACACATCGACGTATATCTCGACCTCGCCAAGGAAAACGGGGTGCAAATTCGCCACATTCTCGATACACACCTGCACGCTGACCATATCACCGGCGGACACGACTTGGCAGCACAGACGGGCGCCACGTACTGGATTTCTGCGAGCGAGATGCAGGAAGCTAAGCGCAGCTACAGTGCGCTCACAGATGGGTTGAAGATTGCCTTTGGTGATTCCACTCTGGAAGTCATGGCTGTTCCAACTCCAGGGCACACACCAGGGAGCACATCATTTTTGGTCAACAACGCGTATTTGCTGTCAGGAGACACCGTGTTTGTGAATGGTCTTGGGCGGCCCGATCTCGGTGGCAAGGCGAAAGAGTGGGCTCACATGCTCTACGACACGGTCATCAGCAGACTGAATGCCCTGTCCGATGACATCATTGTGCTGCCCTCTCACTTCTCGGATTACCGTGAGGTGACGGAAGACGGCTACGTGGGGGCAGTGCTCGGAGCGCTGCGCAGTGACAACGCCCTGGTCACAGGCGGAGCAGATGAAGAGACGTTTACCGAAGCCGTTTCCGGGAATACAGGGGCGACCCCGCCGAACTATGAAACCATAGTCGCGATTAACAGAGGGGTGCAGGAGGTCAGTGACCAGGAGGCTTCGGATCTCGAAATTGGCCCGAACCGCTGCGCTGTGAAGCATCTGGCGTAA
- a CDS encoding response regulator transcription factor, whose translation MTATTILLVDDHALVRQGIRRLLEEDSTLKVIGEAESGDEAVPLAISLQPDVVLMDVHMPKGIDGIVATRRIRESVPTARVLMLTMFDDEPHIERMLNAGASGVLFKHDSSDEIIEAIRSTLASPSTPYLPARIPLESRTRLVHQLQNRKHQRSLLSPRETEVLTLIARGYTNKEIADRLHISIKTVEAHRAHIVERVHAQSRADLIRYAASQDLI comes from the coding sequence ATGACGGCAACCACGATTCTACTCGTTGACGATCACGCTCTCGTACGCCAAGGCATTCGGCGCCTGCTCGAGGAAGACAGCACCCTCAAGGTCATCGGTGAGGCTGAAAGCGGAGATGAAGCTGTCCCACTTGCCATCAGTCTGCAACCGGACGTTGTGCTGATGGATGTGCACATGCCAAAAGGCATTGACGGCATCGTGGCAACGAGACGCATCCGTGAATCGGTGCCTACGGCCCGTGTCCTGATGCTCACCATGTTCGACGACGAACCGCACATTGAACGGATGCTGAATGCTGGGGCGAGCGGTGTCTTGTTTAAGCACGACTCGAGCGACGAAATTATTGAAGCGATTCGCAGCACCTTGGCTTCGCCGTCTACGCCATACTTACCCGCTCGTATTCCGCTGGAGAGCCGCACGCGCCTGGTGCACCAACTGCAGAACCGTAAACACCAGCGTTCTCTGCTGTCCCCGCGAGAGACGGAGGTTTTGACTCTGATTGCGCGCGGATACACAAACAAAGAAATTGCTGATAGGCTGCACATTAGCATCAAGACAGTCGAAGCCCACAGAGCGCATATCGTCGAGCGCGTTCATGCTCAGTCACGCGCCGATCTCATTCGATATGCGGCCAGCCAGGACCTCATCTGA
- a CDS encoding PAS domain S-box protein gives MFIGAILGFALLVRESRVVRTLEYARFRELFTLLSDGIIVMNPNRSIVYTNPAAIRMTGWDLNDTVPYCRYCQERDIRPGEQRCLLAQDRHRSYFESQLPTRVGGWVNVGMSRTFLVPRNDPKRRDMVITIRDVTRERQEEELRLTRRLTHHTWEVQEDERKRLSQELHDGVSQSLYAVNLGLDHLAKRVSEPDLSHHIVELKDQMRTSIEEIRSLSRTLYPAVLYSLGLVAALQTLAETLTTSLRTVEYVTNMPTDTKVPPETGVHIYRIVQEATHNAILHGRANFVLIELMRDKDTIRLHIRDNGLGFEKGDTISTGYGLRNMQERARAIASEFHIDSKPGDGTTIELRIPFQRV, from the coding sequence ATGTTCATCGGCGCCATTCTCGGATTTGCTCTGCTTGTCCGTGAATCCCGCGTCGTTCGAACACTGGAATACGCAAGATTTCGTGAATTGTTCACATTACTGAGCGACGGCATTATTGTGATGAACCCGAATCGCTCTATTGTATACACAAACCCTGCCGCCATCCGGATGACGGGATGGGATCTCAATGACACCGTACCCTATTGCCGGTACTGCCAGGAACGGGACATCAGACCGGGAGAACAGCGCTGTCTCCTCGCTCAGGACCGTCACCGAAGCTACTTCGAGTCCCAACTGCCGACCCGCGTAGGCGGCTGGGTGAACGTCGGCATGAGCCGCACTTTTCTAGTGCCAAGAAATGACCCCAAGAGACGTGACATGGTCATTACAATTCGAGACGTGACGAGGGAACGCCAAGAGGAAGAACTGCGTTTGACGCGGCGTTTGACACATCACACGTGGGAAGTGCAGGAAGACGAAAGAAAACGCTTGTCGCAAGAACTTCACGATGGTGTCTCACAAAGTCTTTATGCGGTCAACCTGGGGCTAGATCACCTGGCAAAACGCGTGAGCGAACCAGATTTGTCGCATCACATTGTTGAGCTTAAAGACCAAATGCGGACAAGCATTGAAGAAATTCGCTCGTTGTCACGCACACTCTACCCTGCGGTCTTGTACAGTCTTGGACTTGTAGCTGCGCTGCAGACTCTCGCCGAAACCCTCACCACCTCCCTGCGGACCGTCGAGTATGTGACGAATATGCCGACAGACACCAAGGTGCCTCCGGAGACGGGGGTGCATATTTACCGGATCGTACAAGAAGCTACACACAACGCCATTTTGCATGGACGTGCGAATTTTGTTCTTATCGAACTCATGCGCGACAAAGATACAATTCGACTGCACATTCGCGATAACGGCCTCGGATTTGAGAAGGGCGACACGATATCAACGGGCTATGGCCTGCGCAACATGCAGGAGCGGGCGCGAGCGATTGCCAGTGAGTTTCACATCGACAGCAAGCCTGGAGACGGCACCACGATTGAACTCCGGATACCGTTCCAGCGTGTCTAG
- a CDS encoding cytochrome ubiquinol oxidase subunit I, with protein sequence MSHLMMARALFGITLGYHIGYATISVGAPMLIVIAEILAAKTGQEMYRLFAKRVTMVLVLLVGVGLVTGTTVAVMLSVLWPGFMKTVGEVINLPFQIEVFAFMLESLFLAIYLYGGDRLSVRARIVSAGFVSLGSGLSALLITDVNAFMNTPVGFQWTNGHVTNANPWRAMLSPAMPTELMHVLVSAYMTVGFVFAAMAAKGLLNKKSTPWQRAYHAKVLRFTMALGGVMAVATAVVGDASGKFLAHYQPEKLAAAEGLFQTTKNAPLVVGGVTDARTHQVIGGIPIPDMLSFLATGNFSGQVTGLDAFPQSTWPPLFVHVLFDVMVAIGSAGIGVGLIYALYLWRTKQTPRWLLWVIVATGLLSMAGIEDGWTFAEIARQPWMIYGYLRVSQAVTAANGIGWMFAGFLSLYTVLLAGTIWALRIYFRKNPLPTDGAQSDEPRVAAKRRGVSA encoded by the coding sequence ATGTCGCATCTGATGATGGCACGAGCCTTGTTCGGCATTACGCTTGGATATCACATTGGCTATGCCACGATTTCGGTAGGTGCGCCGATGTTGATTGTCATTGCCGAAATCCTGGCTGCAAAAACTGGGCAGGAAATGTACCGGTTGTTTGCCAAACGCGTGACGATGGTTCTTGTCCTGTTGGTCGGGGTGGGATTGGTCACAGGCACGACGGTGGCCGTCATGCTGTCTGTACTCTGGCCGGGATTTATGAAGACGGTCGGGGAAGTCATTAACTTACCGTTTCAAATTGAGGTTTTTGCATTTATGCTCGAGTCTCTGTTCCTGGCAATTTACCTGTACGGGGGAGACCGCCTGTCGGTGCGCGCCAGAATCGTAAGCGCGGGATTCGTTTCGCTTGGCAGCGGTCTGTCGGCGCTGTTAATTACGGACGTGAACGCATTCATGAACACGCCGGTCGGGTTTCAGTGGACAAATGGTCATGTGACGAATGCCAACCCGTGGCGCGCAATGCTCAGCCCGGCCATGCCTACCGAACTCATGCACGTTTTAGTTTCAGCCTACATGACCGTCGGATTCGTATTTGCTGCGATGGCTGCGAAAGGGCTTCTGAACAAGAAAAGTACCCCTTGGCAACGCGCTTATCATGCGAAGGTACTGCGCTTCACCATGGCTCTCGGCGGTGTGATGGCGGTGGCAACTGCTGTGGTTGGAGACGCTTCCGGCAAGTTCCTTGCGCATTACCAACCGGAGAAGTTGGCTGCAGCAGAGGGTCTGTTTCAAACCACAAAGAACGCACCGCTCGTCGTCGGCGGTGTGACCGATGCGCGGACACACCAAGTCATCGGTGGTATCCCGATACCGGATATGCTCAGCTTTCTCGCCACCGGAAACTTCTCTGGGCAGGTTACAGGACTCGACGCTTTCCCACAGTCCACTTGGCCGCCGCTATTTGTGCATGTGTTGTTTGATGTCATGGTCGCCATCGGATCCGCTGGCATCGGCGTTGGCTTGATATACGCACTCTACTTGTGGCGCACAAAACAGACCCCGCGCTGGCTTTTGTGGGTGATTGTTGCGACGGGGCTGTTGTCGATGGCAGGAATCGAAGATGGTTGGACGTTTGCGGAGATTGCCAGGCAGCCTTGGATGATTTACGGATACCTTCGGGTTTCACAGGCGGTGACCGCAGCGAACGGAATTGGCTGGATGTTCGCAGGTTTCTTGTCCCTGTACACCGTGTTGCTGGCGGGCACCATTTGGGCACTTCGCATCTACTTCCGCAAGAACCCGCTGCCAACCGATGGTGCACAAAGTGACGAACCACGCGTGGCGGCGAAGAGAAGGGGTGTCTCCGCATGA